The Sinorhizobium alkalisoli genomic interval GGAATGCGGAAGGACGGGGCAGCGCTCGCAGCCGCGTAGTTTCGCGCGGCGGCAGAAGGCGCCGAATAGGCCGGCTGGCTGCTGCGGCCGAAGAAGCGCTTCGCAAGCGCAATGGCTGCGACGATCAAGCCGACCTGCAGCAGCAGGCCGAGAAAGCCGATGCCGCCGCCGAGCCCATGGCCAAGCAGCATGCCGATCAAGCCGCCCATCATCAGGCCGCCGAGCATCGATCCGCCGAACCCGCCGAAGAGGCCCGGTCGCGACGCCGTCGTCTGGCCCTGCGCCGCCGGCCGCGTCGCAGCCGAAGGTGCCGGCTGCGGCGTCATCGTCCGCTCGATCGGCGCCGCATTGGTCGGCGCCGTCCGGGTAGTCGGCGGCATGGAAAAGGTCCGGCTGCCGCGTGAGCCGAATCCGCCGCCCGCCCTGCGCGCCTCGGCCACGTCGGCCACCGTCACCATCACCGCAAGACCGATGGCGGCCATCGCCAGGACTCGTTGAACACGCTGCATCATTTCCGATCCCGTTTCTCGCTCACGCCGAAGCCGGCCATTTGCTGCCGATATAGACATCGAAGCCGGACAGTTAAAGTCGCTCGTAAGGATTTTGCCGTCCACAGCCGATCAGGGTGCGTCGACAGGAAAGGAAACGGGCGCGATGAACCCCAACTCGAGCAGCTGCGCCGATCCCGAAAAGCGGATCGAATGCTCGTTGGCGAAATCGAATTCGCCGGACTTCTGCAGGTCGTCCAGCATCGTGCGATAGGCGGCAGCTCCATCGAAATACTGCCCATCGGCGACCGCTTCCTCGATTTTCTCCTTGTAGTCGGCGAAGAACTTGAAATGCAGCAGCACCCCGGAAATCGGCAGGAAGTTTCTTTGGAATGGCAACGGCTGATGGATGCTTACGCCCAGGCTGCACTCTCTGTCCCAGAAGATCAGCGGATATTTCATCAGCTCCAGCTCATAGGAGAATTTGCGTTTGCGCGGCCCGCCCGTGACGCTGATCGCCCTCTTCGTATGGGTCAGACCGTAACCGGCCCCATCGAAGTGGTCGGCGATTTCCCAGGGCATGCGATCGTCGCCGTCGAGCGTCGCCGATCCGAGCGAACCGACCGGGTACATGTCGAGCATCGGCGCCGCCAGGCGCTTCTCGCCCCGGCTTTCGAGCGCGCGAATGAGGCTCTCGAGCGGCTGCCGCTCGCAGTCCTGATAGAACAGGAACTCGTCGGAATCGACGTTGAGATACCACCGGTCCGTCCCGTAGCGCTCGAACAGCGTCTCGCGCCATTCGCGCCCGCGGCGGGCATCCCGGTAGCGCAACGGCGATCCCCAGACATCCACATCCGCCTGCGACAGCAGAAACTCGCGCGTGCCGTCGGTCGACACATCATCGACACAGATGAAGCGCGTCACGCCGAGCTTGCGATAATGCGCCAGGAAGGACGGCATCAGCTTGAGGTCGTTATGCGTGTTGAATACCACCGGAACGTCGTCCCGGCCGAGCGGCCGCGGCCCGCCTTTGCCAAGGCAGGTCATCTCGATTTCGCGCCTGCGCCGGCGAACCCGTGCGGTCAGCCGAAAGGTGTCGTAACGCGTGATCAAACGATCGAGAAACGCCCTCCGGGGCGGCCCGTTCCGATTGTCGGAAAGGCGAAATGGGTAGTGATGATCGTTCAATTATGTCGCTCCACTCGAGGCCGCGATAGGAGCGTTTATCGGCATGCCGCCGGGATTTCAACTCTGCGCAAGCCAGGCCCCGCGCATTGCCGGAGCGCAACGCGCGAACGCCGAAAAATTTCCCGACAATTGTGAAAAGGGTGCTGGACAAGCCGAACGAAGGCCATTATACGCCCCTCCATACCGCGGCGACGCGGTCCTGGACGGGTGATTAGCTCAGTTGGTAGAGCAGCTGACTCTTAATCAGCGGGTCCACGGTTCGAGCCCGTGATCACCCACCATTCTTTTCAAAGCCTTGGCGAACTTCTTGAGCGAGCGCCTTGAAGCGCGATGCACCGGGCCAACGATTGGCTCATAACCTCGCCTCGCTTAACACCGACACGCGGCGGTGACGTCCCGCAAGCGACTATCGGTAGGGCGCTTTGGTGGGTACCAGTGCCTGCCTGTACTTCGGCGCGTCAAGCGCTGCCTGATCGACA includes:
- a CDS encoding glycosyltransferase family 2 protein, translated to MITRYDTFRLTARVRRRRREIEMTCLGKGGPRPLGRDDVPVVFNTHNDLKLMPSFLAHYRKLGVTRFICVDDVSTDGTREFLLSQADVDVWGSPLRYRDARRGREWRETLFERYGTDRWYLNVDSDEFLFYQDCERQPLESLIRALESRGEKRLAAPMLDMYPVGSLGSATLDGDDRMPWEIADHFDGAGYGLTHTKRAISVTGGPRKRKFSYELELMKYPLIFWDRECSLGVSIHQPLPFQRNFLPISGVLLHFKFFADYKEKIEEAVADGQYFDGAAAYRTMLDDLQKSGEFDFANEHSIRFSGSAQLLELGFIAPVSFPVDAP
- a CDS encoding Tim44 domain-containing protein, whose product is MQRVQRVLAMAAIGLAVMVTVADVAEARRAGGGFGSRGSRTFSMPPTTRTAPTNAAPIERTMTPQPAPSAATRPAAQGQTTASRPGLFGGFGGSMLGGLMMGGLIGMLLGHGLGGGIGFLGLLLQVGLIVAAIALAKRFFGRSSQPAYSAPSAAARNYAAASAAPSFRIPRIGEGLGGGPAAASANRPSPSAKSAWDNDEIGIGQGDLDQFEAILKQLQAAYAAEDYAALRRLTTPEAMSYLAEELSENATKGLKNDVRDVHLVEGDVAEAWHENGTDYATVAMRYESIDVMRERATGRVVSGDPERPTDAVELWTFLRRRGADWQVSAIQAVEA